The DNA region GTTAAATGGGGTTTTAGTTGATAAATCCAAAAATGTTGGgattacaacaataaaaaattatttatcaattaattcgaGGGAGAATAATGAAAATGCTGGATGGTTAAACGGACTTGAGCAAATGATGTTAACAGATGAAAAtggttattttgatttatggataccattgaaaatgttttttggcTTTGCTGCAGACtatcaaaaaatcattgttaACGCCAAACATGAAATTATTCTGGTACGATCTCGCTCtgatttaaattcaatcgTGAGAGATGTTGCAACTTTTCAAGAAGaagttaaatttgatttaaaaattacaaaagttgAATGGTTAGTGCCATATGTAACACTAtcgaatagaaataaaatggaaatgatgaaatatatacaaaaagatccAGTCATTTCTATTGGGTTCAGGACCTGGGAACTCTATGAGTATCCACTGCTACCAACAACAAATCATCATATTTGGACGGTGAAGACATCAACTCAACTGGAAAAACCTCGCTATGTTATTCTTGCTTTtcaaacaaatagaaaaaatgtatGGCATGCAGATGCAGCAAGATTTGATCATTGTAAtataacaaatgttaaattatatctcaacttacaaatttttctatatggAAATTCAAATCTTGATATttcgaaaaatcaattttcattattgtatgATATGTATGCTAATTTTTCTGAGTCTTATTATGGAGCTAAAATAGAtttgatatcaaaaaattttttcatccatCAATCACcattaattgtaattgattgtagtaaacaaaatgaaCTTTTAAAAGCTGGTGCTGT from Aphidius gifuensis isolate YNYX2018 linkage group LG5, ASM1490517v1, whole genome shotgun sequence includes:
- the LOC122856394 gene encoding uncharacterized protein LOC122856394 — translated: MGDILDINAPVHFNNDISTYELHAHQTFGSSSFENSDGIRISIQNQDLFILPCKSYIHISGKLCKEENKDVPIGISLVNNAMSFLFEEMRYELNGVLVDKSKNVGITTIKNYLSINSRENNENAGWLNGLEQMMLTDENGYFDLWIPLKMFFGFAADYQKIIVNAKHEIILVRSRSDLNSIVRDVATFQEEVKFDLKITKVEWLVPYVTLSNRNKMEMMKYIQKDPVISIGFRTWELYEYPLLPTTNHHIWTVKTSTQLEKPRYVILAFQTNRKNVWHADAARFDHCNITNVKLYLNLQIFLYGNSNLDISKNQFSLLYDMYANFSESYYGAKIDLISKNFFIHQSPLIVIDCSKQNELLKAGAVDVRLEFESKNNFPQGTAAYCLILHDNIIEYKPISGIVHKLS